TCTCTTCATATACTACCCCCGCAAAAAAGTGTCCAAATGCAGGAGAGCAGAGGTTGCAAGTAACGGCCAGCTCAGTCAATATAGCATaagcctcttaatctcagggtcgtgggttcaagccccacatggagcaaaagattcctgcattgcaaggagttggactagatgacctcagggtcacttccaactctatgatactatgaGCTTGTCCTGGGCCTGAATAAAATTAACCCTTCATTGACTGAGCTCATTTTCATAAAAGTCCATCATCCTTTCATATCCAACTTAGGTCCCCAATATATGAAATACTGTTTCCTTTCCTACAGACTATctcttatgtgtgtgtgtgtatacacccccccacacacaatgataataataatgacaacaataACCTGTTTAAAGGGCTGTCAtacggaggatggagcaagcttgttttctcctgctccagaggtaaaggtaaagggacccctgaccattaggtccagtcgtggatgactctggggttgtggcactcatcttgctttattggccgagggagctggcgtacaacttccgggtcatgtggccagcatgactaagccgcttctggtgaaccagagcagcgcacgaaaacgcagtttaccttcccgcctgagcagtacctatttatctacttgcactttgacgtgctttcaaactgctaggttggcaggagctgggaccgagtaacgggagctcaccctgtcgtggggattcaaaccgctgaccttctgatcggcaaaccctaggctcagtggtttacaccacagcaccacccgcgtccccctgcTCCAGAGaccaggacccaaaccaatggtttcaagttacaagaactgagattccaactaaacatcaggacaaactttctgacagtaatatCTGTTCAACACTGGAACAGACTCTCACAAGAGGTAGTGGATGcttctttcttggaggtttttaagcagaggttagatggtcatctgtcatgtatgatctagatAAGATTCCTGAATTGGAGGATGAGAAGACCCTCAGGGTCACTGTGATTATCTCTCTTGTTTAAATAAACCTGCCTTAGCCCTTCTTCTGTGCTTGGATTCCTTTCTTCCTTAACTTCAGCAGCAAGAAAATATGAACAGGGGGTGGGAAACTTTGGAGACAGATCAACATCAGTGCACTGTTGGAAACAATGAATTTGCCTCTGGTAAAGGAAGGGAGGAACAGGAGGGGAAAATGGGTGCCCAGCCAGTGATCGGTCACCCTACGACACTTGAGCATGCGTTTTTGACACCTAGTACTTGAAACTAATTCAGGTTCTATCAATTAATTTAAGCTGCAATCCCTACCCAGCCTTCcgtgagacttacttttgagatCAAATCACACTCTGAAAGACAGTAAACGTATCCAACGTAGGTTTTTGCTGCTTCATATTGACTGACAAGGGATCTCCCCAAAGTGCCCCAAAATGTCTAGTTATGAGCtttctggccagcttccaacattcATATTGGAGAGACTCTCCGTTCTACTTTGTATCTGGATAGCAATACAGGTGGTCTTCTACAATTCACAAGGCTGCAGTAGCATAAAATTTGATAGGTCAGTAAAGAAACCAGTCCTtgatacttttattattattactactactactaccatatATTACCCTTTATCAAAACATCCCAGGGTGATgtagaacattaaaaacattttacagAGCATAAAATTATACAAAGCATAGTAATAGGCAACTTAatgataaaataatcataataactgCCCCCCTTACCTTCTACAGGCCCTATgttatttaatggccaaaggtCTGGGTAAAGACaactgtttttgcctggtgcctaaagatatgtaatgatggcgcctggtgagcctccctgggaagagcgtTCCAAGgacggagccaccacagaaaaggcacgTTCTTATGTTGCCTCATCACACCAAATTCAAGAGGGGCACTGCAATGCACAATCCTCAGGGCAGGGGGCAAGGGTGCGGTGAGGATGGCAGAGAGCAAATGCACAAACATGAGTACTGGATTGACAtggccagtgcatttgcactgtacCGACATCACCACTGCCTCAAAGCCACCCCACTGCAGGTAAATAGCAGCTATGCACCTGTTAGAGGAGTCAGGTAtgcatctccaccaccacccatgctGTCCACTACTAATGCAATGCCTCTATTGCACCCAGGGCTCTTTTATGAAAATACAAACCAGTACAGAGGACTGACACCCCCTTTTCTGCTAACCATGGCAACCATTTTTCTTACcaaaaaacagcactgattgcaCAGCCTCAGACTacatgaatcatagaactgtcgagatggaagggaccactagagtcatctagcccaaccccctgcaatgcaggaatctttcacctaatgtggggcttgaacccactaccctgagattaagatccTCAGGCTCTGTATTTTGTAAATGTCAACAATTACTCAACCAAGGGACACATAATTCTTGGCATAGCAGTGTTTTTTCTGTCATCACACAGAGATACACTCACATCCCTACTTCATTAccactttcaaaataaaattaataaaggaCTCCACATTTGCAGAGCCAGGTTATGCCATATCTTGGGGGAAGCAAGGAGAGCTGATAGCTGAATGTGAAGAGATCCTCATTATATTCTGTTTCCTAGCCTTCAAAACACAATGGCATTTTAAGCATATTCTAccatctgggtaaaggtaaagggaccccgaccattaggtccagttgccgacgaatctgggtttgcagcgctcatctcgctttactggctgagggagccggcatacagcttccaggtcatgtgccttCCAagcagagcggtacctatttatctacttgcattttgatgtgctttcgaactgctaggtcggcaggagaaGGGACCAAGCAACGGTAAAGAGCCATACAGAGTAGCTCAGTTTGAATTCTGACCCTACGTGGAGCAAGATTTTGATTAAATGGGAAGAAACAGGAGTGAATGAGAAAGGGTGGGCAGTGTACGATTGTTTTAGGAATATTCACCCATTTAAATGTCTTCTTTGTATTCTGTTTATATGTATTTTCAGTCTGCTATGACTTCTAGCAAGTATTGCAAATGGCAAATCCAGAATTCCCCTTTTCCTCACCAAAATGCATTCACTGTCATTAGAAGGGGCAGTAAAACTCTTGAATTGgattactgtactgtatatatatattgagtTACCATTTGCACTTTTAGGGCCACCTTATCTATTTTGTTAGCTGGTTTTTCCATTGGTTTGTTACCACCTATGGCTGAACCAAACAAAATGTGATTTAGACATAGCAAATTCGACAGTACTTGCCGTTAGAAAGGCAAACCCATCCGAGTGCAAGAGAAACCTGGCAGCAATAATAGATCAAATTGGCAAGTTTATTATTGCCAAGGTGTGTTTCCTTCTCAGCCTGTTTGTGTGAGGTGGGGAGGAGTAGCTGAAGCCATCACTCAACAAGGTAAAGAGGAACCACCACCACTGTTCTGACGATTCCCTGTCCACTTCAAACGTTTCTTCCAAAAGAAGTCTCAACCTTTGAATCTCAGCTCACTCATGACCACATTTTGCAGGTGTCAAACCCttgcctcaccccaccccaccccacggccATTCGCAGCTCCCTGAAGAAGACAGCTGCAAGACACACGTGTGCGCGCGTTTCGCTCGAGGCAACGCACTAGGCAACGTGTGAAGCGACCCTCAAGCGGGAGAACCCGGGAAAGAAGAGAAACGGTTACCTTCTCCTTGCCCCCACAGTGGCAGCAGACGGTCCACAGGTACTTGAGGGTCCTCCAGAGCAGGGTAAGAAAGAGTCCCCCGAAAAAGGTGACCATGGACGAGGCCAGGAAGGCCCACCACATGCGCTGCCCGCGGTCGCAGGGGACCTCCATGGTCGTGGGGATGATGGCCGCGTTGATCGCTGAGGAGGAGTCCGCGTTCAGGTTGCTGCTGGTGCTGATGGGGCTGTTCATCTtaatgccgccgccgccgcctcctcccgaGTAGTAGCTACTGGAGTCCGCGTTCAGGTTGCTGCTGGCGCTgatcatcttgctgctgctgccgcctcctcctcctcgcgagTAGTATGTACTgcagccgcctccgccgccgttTGCCATGGCTAAGAACGGGCAGGCCGGGGCTCCGGGGAGCTCCCGCTTCTGCTGCCTCCGCTAGCACCCTCGGGCGAGCCCATACCCAGGGCCCAGCCATAGCGCGGCTCTTCGGCGccctcgccgccgccgcgcctTTCCTTCCAAGTTCCAAGATTCCGGCGGGAAATCAAGGCGGCGGCGCCAAACCAGAGGCTGCCCCTTCCCCCCAACCCCGAAATCAAGCCAGCAGCCACCGTTCGCTCCGGCACCTCACGACGCCCGCCACGAATGGGAGaaggcgggcgggcaggcaggcaggcagaagcgCCAACAGGTCCCGCGTGTCCCGGCCGAGCAACTAGCGCTGCTGCTGGATTCGTCCCTTGGTCGCCTCACGATATGAGCGCCAAGGCAGAGAGCGACCCCTCGCCAGTCACGCCCGCTCGGCGTCTCCCTCAGGCAAGTCcagcctcttcctctctcctcatCTGAGGCGGCGGCTTCGGctccccaagaagaagaaggggcTTCCCTCACGGCTGGAGGCCGAGCGCGGACGGCTCCTCCCGGGCCAAGCTGCTGCCTCGTCTCGGGGCTCTCTCCAGGCTCCCCCTCGCCTTCTCCCAAACCACCCTGCGCGCTTCTCGGAGGCTGCCTGGGACAGACGGAGGCGAGCGAGAGAGCGACGCGCTTTAAAGGTAGCGGCGTAGCAGCAGCGGGGGGAGCCAAAGCCCAGGCGGCGCACGTGACCTGCCGCGTCAACAAGTCCTTCTCACGTCACAGAGAGAGAAGGCGAAGAGCTCCCGCGGTTGATTGGATGCGGACCAACTAGAAAACCCCTGCGCGATCCTGGCACTTGCTGAATGGCGTGACGCATCGGGTGTCACTCTCttctgtcgcccccccccccgcctttacTCTTTCCGTTCGCTAATGCGGTTGAAGTCCCAATACACCGATGTTTTCCCAGCCGCTCTCATTTTCTCAGCAGAACTCAGTGACTTGCATacctaatcaaaacaaaataaaataaaaaattccttccagtagcaccttagagaccaactaagtttgttcttggtatgagctttcgtgtgcatgcacacttcttcatgcatgcacacgaaagctcataccaagaacaaacttacttggcctcttaaagtgctactggaaggaattttttattttgttttgactatggcagaccaacacggctacctacctgtaattgcatACCTAATGatcgggccgggggggggggaaggaccccaaattgcaagaaaggaggaagagcagagaTCGGCCTCCCTTCACCCCTTCCCGCCTCGCCTCTTTTGTTtgccattcattctctctctctctctctctgttttccttcGTTCTCCATCGGAGGAGCGACGAGACATAGCGAGCACCCCGAGAGGGACACGATCCCCGCCGATTAAAGGCTGCTCTTGAAACCCAGTGTTTGGCTGCGAAGgttggcgttgttgttgttgttgttctttatcgCGGCCCAGATCTGAAAGCAGTCTTTGGCTGAGGGCAGGGAAGGAGGCTGAGGGTTCTGGAAAAATGGAACGAAAGTAGCGAGCCGGATCTTGTGCCAAGGTTGAATTGCATAAACAGGGGCTTCGCGATGCGAGGAAGGGTGTATGTGTTTTGTGCGGGCTTTTGTATAATGGTGGCTTTATGCAGGAGCTATAAACATATGACGAACATGAGCGCATGTCTGTCAGTGTACAGCCGGTGGAAAGGGAGCAATGGGAGCATTCAAAGGAAAACAGTAACGTGGTTTGCAGTAACAAGCATAAGAATATGCTTGCACAGGACAGGATTTTGTGAAGCCTGCCTCGCCGTGGCTGAAAGTGGGGATGTCCCCACAAGTGGGTTTTGGTGGTCATGGCCAGGAAGTAAGAATGGAAGGCTCAAAGTGTAAGGCAGGATTCTTTGTACTTTCGCTGGCAGGGGCCTCTAGAAAGCAATGAAGACTTGCCGTGCCAATTACTTTGGTCTTGTAGATATGCAATAGCTTTTCT
The sequence above is drawn from the Lacerta agilis isolate rLacAgi1 chromosome 5, rLacAgi1.pri, whole genome shotgun sequence genome and encodes:
- the LOC117046595 gene encoding calcium-activated potassium channel subunit alpha-1-like isoform X1, with product MANGGGGGCSTYYSRGGGGGSSSKMISASSNLNADSSSYYSGGGGGGGIKMNSPISTSSNLNADSSSAINAAIIPTTMEVPCDRGQRMWWAFLASSMVTFFGGLFLTLLWRTLKYLWTVCCHCGGKEKVQRINHHHHPLQLLM
- the LOC117046595 gene encoding calcium-activated potassium channel subunit alpha-1-like isoform X2 encodes the protein MANGGGGGCSTYYSRGGGGGSSSKMISASSNLNADSSSYYSGGGGGGGIKMNSPISTSSNLNADSSSAINAAIIPTTMEVPCDRGQRMWWAFLASSMVTFFGGLFLTLLWRTLKYLWTVCCHCGGKEKYTA
- the LOC117046595 gene encoding calcium-activated potassium channel subunit alpha-1-like isoform X3, which translates into the protein MANGGGGGCSTYYSRGGGGGSSSKMISASSNLNADSSSYYSGGGGGGGIKMNSPISTSSNLNADSSSAINAAIIPTTMEVPCDRGQRMWWAFLASSMVTFFGGLFLTLLWRTLKYLWTVCCHCGGKEKE